One Spinacia oleracea cultivar Varoflay chromosome 4, BTI_SOV_V1, whole genome shotgun sequence DNA segment encodes these proteins:
- the LOC110792361 gene encoding uncharacterized protein, with amino-acid sequence MKSGKSQHSTQVTPIPIFQSETHVDHIVAIEMEDIQDEVDYWNSAIVCVILGAIPPLSVIEGFFRRIWKDLGVDKVVTIEHGVFLVRFFTVENRDKVLNDNRPTFDKKPVICKPWHKDIVDFKDEVKVAPIWIQLKNLELKFWGNRSLSKIVSSVGRFIQEDQATVHRDKLHFARVQVEVALSQTLPDCLKFQDEHGMVKTISIWYEWKPTVCDHCKLLGHIASDCRKKKMKKKWVAKSTTTNNNTVSLTVNSREEFVQASNPVRVRVSPISHVRVTNSFQALEMQYNRTGVENVVGNTADDYYKKGYRVLLKYTL; translated from the coding sequence ATGAAATCAGGAAAATCACAACATTCTACTCAGGTAACCCCCATACCCATTTTTCAATCCGAAACTCATGTTGATCATATTGTAGCGATTGAAATGGAGGACATTCAGGATGAGGTAGATTACTGGAATTCTGCAATTGTTTGTGTTATTTTAGGTGCAATCCCCCCATTATCTGTTATTGAGGGTTTCTTTAGACGTATATGGAAGGATTTGGGGGTAGATAAGGTGGTAACCATTGAGCATGGGGTGTTTCTGGTGCGTTTCTTTACTGTGGAAAATCGAGATAAAGTTCTGAATGATAATAGACCTACTTTTGATAAGAAACCTGTTATATGTAAACCTTGGCATAAAGATATTGTTGATTTCAAGGATGAGGTTAAAGTGGCACCAATTTGGATTCAATTGAAGAATTTAGAATTGAAATTTTGGGGAAATCGAAGCTTGAGCAAAATTGTGAGTTCTGTTGGTAGATTCATACAAGAAGATCAAGCTACTGTTCATAGAGACAAACTGCATTTTGCTCGAGTGCAAGTTGAGGTTGCCTTATCTCAAACCCTACCTGACTGCTTGAAATTTCAAGATGAACATGGAATGGTAAAGACCATCAGCATTTGGTATGAATGGAAGCCTACTGTGTGTGATCATTGCAAACTGTTAGGTCACATAGCAAGTGACTGCAGgaagaagaaaatgaagaagaaatGGGTGGCTAAATCCACTACAACTAACAACAACACAGTTTCATTGACTGTAAATTCAAGGGAGGAGTTTGTTCAAGCCTCTAATCCTGTTAGAGTTAGGGTAAGCCCAATCTCACATGTGAGGGTCACCAACTCTTTCCAGGCTCTGGAAATGCAGTACAACAGAACTGGTGTGGAAAATGTAGTTGGGAACACTGCTGAtgactactacaaaaaagggtatagagtactgttgaaatacactTTATAG